The following nucleotide sequence is from Microbulbifer sp. A4B17.
TTAAGGGCTGCTGAGTAAATGGAAGACTTTTATCTTCTTCGCGGATCTTCGACGAGGTATTCTCTAGGCTGAATACGACCTGAAACAAAGGATGACGGGAAGGGTCCCGCTCCACATTAAGCAGTTTAACTAATCGTTCAAAAGGTAGCTCCTGGTGAACTTTGGCTCCTAGAACAAGCTGATGAACTTTATCTATCCATTGTGCAATTGTGAAGCTCTCATCTATTTCTCCCCTTAACGCTAATAGGTTAACAAAAAAACCTATCACGCCCTGAGTTTGTGCATGGTGACGATTTTCTGACGGTGTGCCGATAACTAAGTCTTTCTGGCCGCTTAAAGTCGAAAGTAACAGATAAAAACCGCTAAGCATTAGACTATACAGTGTTGTCTTCTGTTCTCGGGCTAACAATCTTAATTGCTGTGAAAGTTTTGTATCCAAAGAAAATTTCAAAATCTGCCCACGGTAATCGAGTTGGGGCGGACGTGGTCTATCTGTGAATAAATGAAGTGAGTTGTAACCATTCAGTTGCTCAAGCCAGTAATTCTCTAGATTTCGTAATTCTTCTCCTTGTAAAAATGCTCTTTGCCATACGGCATAATCGCTGTATCGAATGTCTATCTGTGCGAGCTGTGGCTCCTGCCCAAGACAGTAAGAAGAATAGGCATGAGATAATTCGGTAAAAAAAATCTGTGCTGACCAGCCATCAAATGCAATATGGTGCCAGACAAAAAGTACAAAAGCTCCTTGGGGAGAATCAAGTCGAATAACCCTAAACGGTCTTCTTTTGGCCAGGTCAAAGTCCTGCTCTATGGCTTCTTGCAGTCCATTTAACAGAGCAGCATTGTCCTTTTTTGATATACAGCGAATAGTTAAGGGGATATCAAGGACCTGCTGGTAAGCATCACCATTTTCATGAAGGCGATAAATGGTATTGAGTATGGGATGGCGTCTAACCATATACTGAATGGCATCTACTAATGCCGGGTAGTTAATATTATCGGATAGTCGAATCAGGTGCGGGATATGATAGGCATTACTTCCTTGCTGCCACTGATGAATAAATAATAACCTCTCCTGGGCAAAACTAAGTTCAGATTTCTCTTCGGGTACAGAAAATATTATCCTATTGATGAAGTCACTTTTACTGTAAATGTGATTAAATTTTAATAAACGGATTAATGATGACTTGTGTTCTTTGATTGACTCTAATAGATCGCTGTCTGACAAATCTTTTTTACTGTTCAGGCGTAGCTGTTCTCCATCCAGCCAGATTGCGACTTGATTGTTTTTTATTTTACTGATTAATTGATTCACTTTATTATCCCTATAAGATTATCTCAAATTCTTGAGTTTCATCCTGGTTTGATACTGTGCCTTGCTGTAAGGAAGCGCTTAACTTTTCAATTGTTTGATTTGCAAATAACATTGCTAATGGAATGTCTATACCAATTATCTGGCGGCTTTTGGCCCCAAGACTGATGGCTTTGATTGAATCTCCTCCGATACTGAAGTAGTTATCGCGGATACCAACCCGGTCCAATCCCAGGACCTGTTGCCAAACTTCGCACAATTGGCGTTCAAGTTGCGTACGTGGAGCCAGATAATCACTCTGGGAAACAAGCTTGGGAGTTGGCAAGGATTTTTTATCCAGCTTACCGCTTAAATTGACAGGTACTTTATCAATCCAGTTAAAGCTTGTCGGAATCATATAGTCGGGCAATACCGATGTTAATGTAGCTTTTAATAGATCAAGATCTTTGGATTCCTCGGAATCTGGTACTAAATAGGCTGCCAAGTATTTTTGATTTTGATATTCATGATCCGTTACTACCGCTTGCTTAACTCCTTCCAGGTCATTTAAAGCCGCTTCGACTTCACCTAACTCAATACGGAAACCTCTAATTTTGACTTGTAAGTCATTGCGACCGATATAATCCAGCTCACCGCTGGGTAACCATCTGACCAGATCGCCAGTTTTGTAAAGTCTGGTATAACCTCTGGCTCTATCTTCCTCGCTGGCAAAGGGGTTTTTTATAAAACGCTCTGCTGTCAGTTGAGGTTGGTTCAAATAGCCCCGGGCAAGGCCGGCTCCGCCTATGTGCAACTCACCAACGGCCCCTATTCCTAATAACTGACCTGATTTATCGAGGACATAGCTTTTGTTATTGGCGATGGCCCTGCCTATAGGGATCTGGTTGTCTTCTGATTGAGGTGGACAATGATATTGATGGCTACTGATAGTCGCTTCTGTAGGTCCGTAGACATTAATGAGTTTATCCCCCAAATCACTGGCCAGCTTGGTTGAGGTCACTTCGCCACCCGAGATGACTCGCTTCAAGCCATGCTTTTCCCCAAGCTCCAATGCCAGTAGGAGACTGGATGGTGCATCCAGGTGAGTAATGGACTCTTGCTCAATTAGCTGCTCCAGACGGCTAAAAGACTGGATGTCGGCATCACCGGTAATCACTAGCCGAGAACCACTAAGTAATGCGATAAATATCTGCTCTATAGATGCATCAAAAGTGTAGTTAGCCAGTAATAACAAATTTTCATCAGAAGAAATTTGATACGTTTCTAGGTTATGTTGCATCAAATTAACGCAACTGTGATGCTCAATCATCACACCTTTAGGTGTGCCAGTGGTACCGGATGTATAAATCACATAAGCCAGGTCGGATGTTGATGTTAGCGCAGGTAAATTTTCCCCACTTATTGCTTCATTCAAAAGTAACTCTTGGGTTACACACACTATGGATTCTTGATGTTCAATACCGACGATTTTCCGGAGTTTATCTTCGTTACTCTCTCCCGTTAGGATCATCGGACATTGACTGTCAGCTAAGATATAACGCAGGCGCTGTTCAGGGTAATCAGGAGAAAGCGGCAAATAAGCTCCACCGGCTTTTAGCACTGCTAAAATAGCAATGACCATATCGATACCGCGCCCAAAATATAATGAAATAACGGTATCTGGAATTATCGATTGTCCATGAGCTGATTGATATTGTTTTGATAGGATGCGGGCCAAACGGTTGGCTCTTTCATTAAGTTGACGATAAGTAATCCGTTGCTGCTCAAAGGCCAGTGAAATGTGATTTGGCGTTCGCAGGGCTTGCCGTTCAAATAAACCATGTAAGGTTTGTCCCTCAGGGAAGTCAATCCTTGTATCATTCCACTTACCCAGGATTAGTTGACGTTCAATTTCACTAACTCGTTCAATCTGATCTAAGCATAACTTCGGCGTTGCCAACATACTTGTGAGTAGGTGTTGATACAAGTTGGCAATGCGAATGATGGTCTTTTCATCAAATAAGCTGACTGCATAATTAAAAGTTGCGGTAATTTCCTCGCTACCATCATTTAAAAATAGACTTAAATCGAAAATTGCCGGTGAATAAAGAGAAGCTTCTCCATCAAGTTCAGAGGGTAAAAACGGGAAATCGTCATTAACACTTTCTTGCTGAACAAAGCTCTGTACGCCGAACATGACTTGGAAAAGTGGGTGGCGCGAGGTATCACGTTCAACATCAAGTGCCTCGAGCAGGCGTTCAAAAGGCAGTTCCTGGTGTACTTTAGCCTGAGTAACGGTCTGATGCACCTGAGCTATCAAATCCTTTACAGTCATTTTGGTATTGAGAACAGTTCTCAATACTAGAGTGTTAACGAAAAAGCCAATCAAGTCTTGAGTTTGGGCATGGTGACGATTATCTGAGGGTGTGCCTACCAGAATATCTTCCTGCCCGGACAAGGTTGCGAGGCAAAGATAAAACCCAGTTAGTAATAGGGTATATAAGGTAGTACCTTCAGCTCTTGCAAAAGCGCGTAACTGCGCTGACATATTTCTGTCTAGGATAAAGTGATAGTGCTTACCTCTTTGATCAGCCTTTGGCGGCCGTGGATGATCTAGTGGCAGTGCCAAGGGTTCATAACCGGACAACGTTTTTTGCCAGTAATTCAGCAGATTTTCCAGTGTCTCACCTTTGAGATGGGCTCGTTGCCAAACAGCATAATCATGATATTGGATTTCCAGCACCGGTAGTGATGCTTGCTGCCTTTCACAAATAGCATGATAGATTTGTGAAAATTCTTTAATAAAAATGCCAGTAGACCAGCCATCAAAAGCAATATGATGCCAAAGGATCAACAAGTACCGTTGTTCGCCTAACTGGTACATATGTAAGCGGACGGCGCTCTCATGGCTTAGATCAAAGGGGCGATTATTTTCCCTAAGCAGGGCAGCCTTCAATTGGGATTCATCTGTAAGCTGGTGCTTGTTTATTGTTATCTCCCTGGGTTGGACTTCTTGTAGGGTGACACCATTTGTGTCTGTGTAATAGATGCTGTTTAGTATAGTATGACGTCGTACTACCTCATTTATTGCCCGCTCAATATTATTTAGCGATGCCTGAGGCCTGAGCCTAACTAAGTAGGGAATGTGATATGCACTTGCTCCGGAATCGAATTTCTCGATAAAGAATAAACGCTCCTGGGAAAAAGACAGGGGATGAGGGCCGACTTTTACTGAAGGAATTCTCAGTAGAGGCTCCTCCTCAAGACCTTTGGAGAGAGCATCAATATTTCTTTTCTCAAACAGAGTTGCTAAGGAAAGCTCTATACCTAACTCCCTTTGAGTGGTAGCTATGAGTTGTACCGCATTGATCGAATGTCCACCGATTCGAAAAAAGTCATCGGCAATACCTACACGATCAAGTCCCAATATCTGCTGCCAAATCAGGCACAGGTTTTGTTCTAGAATGGTGCGGGGAGGAAGGTAATTATCCTCTATAATCAATTGTGGATTTGGTAACGCACGATAGTCCAATTTTCCATTAGGGGTTAATGGCAATTTTTCTAACAAAGTATAGCTTTCAGGTACCATGTATCCCGGTAAATTAATAGATAGCGTTTGCTTTAGGGTTTCCGGTGAAATTTTCTCTCTTGCCTCTGGTACTATATAAGCAACTAATATTGTATTTTCTTCATGGTGAAAAGTGGTCACTAACGCTTGCTTTACTACTTCGATTTCCTGCAGTGCTGACTCGATTTCTCCTAATTCGATCCTGTAGCCCCGAATTTTAACCTGCTTACCAATACGCTCAAGGTACTCCAAATTTCCGTCTGGTAACCAGCGTACTAAATCCCCAGTTTTATATAGCCGGTCATGTCCCCTTTCTCTATCTTCATCACTGGCATAAGGATTATTAATAAAACTCTTAGCTGTCAGCTCTTCCTGATTAAGGTAGCCGCGAGCAATACCTACACCGCCGATATATAGTTCCCCAGGAGACCCGACAGGTGCCGGTTGGCCATTTTTATCCAAAACATATAATTTTTTATTATGCAATGGGCTGCCAATAGGCAGTTTCCTCATCTTGGTGTTTAAGTGACAGGCAGTAGCAAAAACCACCGTTTCAGTCGGCCCATAAACATGTGTAAACGAAATTTCAGGGTGGTCATTAACTAGCTGGTGTAAAGTTCCAGCATCGGCCTTTTCTCCGCCAAATAAAATATTATTTACCTTCAATCCATTTAATAGGCTCTCTTTGGTCAGGACACTCAGTAATGCAGTTGTGATAAAAAATGAATCAATATGATGGCTATTTAGATAATCTATTAAACTTATAGGAGACCGGATTACGTCCTGCGTAACGAGATGCATACTGCAGCCATTTAGCACACTGTAAAATAAGTCAAATACGAAACCATCAAAAGCATAGGAAGACAAACTGGCAATATTGGTCACCTTGGAGGCTTCCAAATAACGATTATTGCAAGCAAAAGCTGTTACTGCATTATGTTGCACTAAAACGCCTTTGGGCTTACCTGTTGTCCCTGACGTGTAAATCACATAGGCAAGATGATTGCTACTTGATGTTTCTGGTAAGTTATCGTGATGATATGCGGTGACTTCCTTTTTATCATCAACTACAAGGATTGATGGAACTTGGTACTTGCCAGCCTGGGATGCGGGTAGTGCCGATAAGCTCTGTTTATCACTCATTACCAGCGAGATTTGTGCATCATCCAGTATAAATTTGATACGTGCTTGAGGGAGGTCCGGTGTAATTGGCACATAGGCAGCTCCAGCTTTCAGTACCGCCAAAATGGCAACCACCATATCTGCGCTACGTTGAAAACATAATCCTACTAGAGTGTCGGGCTCTATTGTCCTCGCTGTGCTGGCTTCATATTTATTTAAAAGTGCACGTGCGAGGCGATTGGACTTTTGATTAAGCTCCCGATAGCTTAGTCGGCATTGCTCAAAAACCAGGGCAATATGATCAGGTGTCCGGCTGACCTGCTGTTCAAATAGACCATGTATAGTGTTTCTGTCGGGGTAATTAACCTGAGTATCATTCCACTGGTACAAAATTTTCTGTCGATCAGCGGTACTTAGTTTTTCTATTTGCGCTATCGGAAAGTCTGGACCAGAAAGAAGACCGGAAAGCATTCTTTGGTAAAGACGGGATATATGTGCTATAGATTCTTCATCAAAAAGAC
It contains:
- a CDS encoding non-ribosomal peptide synthetase, whose amino-acid sequence is MLALLKELKKNKLAVWVSGDILKLASSGDEIPQELLTRLKAEKSQLVKYLQKREIDSQKKFSKLEELIQYRLSFAQERLLFIERLQPETCAYHIPYLVQLNQDARLDILQSAFTHLAIRHPVLNSVYIESDNRNISQILSDPVKISTNQLSTEEKLLPAVKDEIVRPFDLSQDPPMRLKYYEVNKKLYLLIMWHHIAFDGWSMDIFLRELSSIYQSLLNSQEVRLPDLSIQYSDYAQWQRDYLNGENLSKLKSFWHNTLCGYELLVLPTDRPRPKKMDYRGKNTYFTLETGLSLKLRHYAQTRETTLYTVLLSAFFATLSSLSGQEDILIGTPSDNRHHAQTQDVIGFFVNSLALRVKLNADITADELIRQVHQVVSAAKTHQDLPFESLIDTLEVERDLSRHPLFQVMFTVQSFGLTNLYELPFTQVETDPQNPLYSPAKADLRLTLDDSGNQIKGIFSYAVSLFDEDSIIHIGRVYQKILVQMLEQPSRSINTFDSLSDRDRQKVLIDWNQTSSPGGNELSLSHLFETQALINHDSIAVSFEEKQLTYQELNEKANQLARAIQHNYQNKHGDTIRPDTIVALYFEQSLEMVIGILAVLKAGAAYLPLACDAPQKRLKFQLEDSNSALVLSQSFKLDKLRSLLEEIPTPPLLLAVDNQVETAPYSIENLSHGPQGNNLAYLIYTSGTSGTPKGVMVEHKSVVNLIKAQSEAFNFDNQERVLWLLSYVFDASVEPFYLALLNGGRLILPERGILKQPEKIIGLLAKHQVTHLVASPAHLLTLGDIKNKPQIKRVVFGGESCSPELVNIWKDKLINEYGPTEATVTAIQSLNFYQQNNNRCIGRPINNVKAYVLNKKGYPVPIGAPGELYIGGAGVARGYLNQEALTAQSFIDNPFANNEDKSRGYDRLYKTGDLVRWLPNGNLEYLERIGQQVKVRGYRIELGEIETALTNVESVKQALVTTYHHQGNTLLIAYIVPLLAQDISSEVLRDTLALSLPEYMLPESYTYLDQIPLTTNGKVDYRALPTPELISKDNYLAPRTELESQMCQIWQRVLGLEHIGVKDDFFRIGGHSINAVQLTATIRRELAIEVSLEDLFERKNIATLVSGIEKQNLLTIPRSNETVFPLSFAQKRLLFIEQFESGSSAYHIPYLTRLKPKTSLDKLEQALNAVIRRHTVLNSIYCTDNTGINRQEVLSTPVTLQMHKAADKKQLTLLVRKECMRSFDLEKEGAVRLHIYQLGEVDYLLILWHHIAFDGWSSGIFIKELSEIYQAICQKREAILPDLDIQYRDYAAWQHDYLQGEQLEKQLQYWQQRLSGYESLALPLDYPRPTVSDHRGKYYRFTLGRQLSAQLRTLARDQGTSLFTVLLSGFYLCLTTLSGQEDILVGTPSDNRHHAQTQNLIGFFVNPLALRVVIKPEMLIKELLATVHQVVTSAKVHQEFPFERLVEELKLERDNSRHPLFQVMFGLQNNRQEIINVEKLPFIPTKLIEESNLYVPAKFDLSLSLNDYDDEITAGFNYAASLFDEESIAHISRLYQRMLSGLLSGPDFPIAQIEKLSTADRQKILYQWNDTQVNYPDRNTIHGLFEQQVSRTPDHIALVFEQCRLSYRELNQKSNRLARALLNKYEASTARTIEPDTLVGLCFQRSADMVVAILAVLKAGAAYVPITPDLPQARIKFILDDAQISLVMSDKQSLSALPASQAGKYQVPSILVVDDKKEVTAYHHDNLPETSSSNHLAYVIYTSGTTGKPKGVLVQHNAVTAFACNNRYLEASKVTNIASLSSYAFDGFVFDLFYSVLNGCSMHLVTQDVIRSPISLIDYLNSHHIDSFFITTALLSVLTKESLLNGLKVNNILFGGEKADAGTLHQLVNDHPEISFTHVYGPTETVVFATACHLNTKMRKLPIGSPLHNKKLYVLDKNGQPAPVGSPGELYIGGVGIARGYLNQEELTAKSFINNPYASDEDRERGHDRLYKTGDLVRWLPDGNLEYLERIGKQVKIRGYRIELGEIESALQEIEVVKQALVTTFHHEENTILVAYIVPEAREKISPETLKQTLSINLPGYMVPESYTLLEKLPLTPNGKLDYRALPNPQLIIEDNYLPPRTILEQNLCLIWQQILGLDRVGIADDFFRIGGHSINAVQLIATTQRELGIELSLATLFEKRNIDALSKGLEEEPLLRIPSVKVGPHPLSFSQERLFFIEKFDSGASAYHIPYLVRLRPQASLNNIERAINEVVRRHTILNSIYYTDTNGVTLQEVQPREITINKHQLTDESQLKAALLRENNRPFDLSHESAVRLHMYQLGEQRYLLILWHHIAFDGWSTGIFIKEFSQIYHAICERQQASLPVLEIQYHDYAVWQRAHLKGETLENLLNYWQKTLSGYEPLALPLDHPRPPKADQRGKHYHFILDRNMSAQLRAFARAEGTTLYTLLLTGFYLCLATLSGQEDILVGTPSDNRHHAQTQDLIGFFVNTLVLRTVLNTKMTVKDLIAQVHQTVTQAKVHQELPFERLLEALDVERDTSRHPLFQVMFGVQSFVQQESVNDDFPFLPSELDGEASLYSPAIFDLSLFLNDGSEEITATFNYAVSLFDEKTIIRIANLYQHLLTSMLATPKLCLDQIERVSEIERQLILGKWNDTRIDFPEGQTLHGLFERQALRTPNHISLAFEQQRITYRQLNERANRLARILSKQYQSAHGQSIIPDTVISLYFGRGIDMVIAILAVLKAGGAYLPLSPDYPEQRLRYILADSQCPMILTGESNEDKLRKIVGIEHQESIVCVTQELLLNEAISGENLPALTSTSDLAYVIYTSGTTGTPKGVMIEHHSCVNLMQHNLETYQISSDENLLLLANYTFDASIEQIFIALLSGSRLVITGDADIQSFSRLEQLIEQESITHLDAPSSLLLALELGEKHGLKRVISGGEVTSTKLASDLGDKLINVYGPTEATISSHQYHCPPQSEDNQIPIGRAIANNKSYVLDKSGQLLGIGAVGELHIGGAGLARGYLNQPQLTAERFIKNPFASEEDRARGYTRLYKTGDLVRWLPSGELDYIGRNDLQVKIRGFRIELGEVEAALNDLEGVKQAVVTDHEYQNQKYLAAYLVPDSEESKDLDLLKATLTSVLPDYMIPTSFNWIDKVPVNLSGKLDKKSLPTPKLVSQSDYLAPRTQLERQLCEVWQQVLGLDRVGIRDNYFSIGGDSIKAISLGAKSRQIIGIDIPLAMLFANQTIEKLSASLQQGTVSNQDETQEFEIIL